The Mobula birostris isolate sMobBir1 chromosome 1, sMobBir1.hap1, whole genome shotgun sequence genome contains a region encoding:
- the LOC140205181 gene encoding probable G-protein coupled receptor 132: MSNTNETGLQEPCNITYSRSTIPLTTVYGLVMVFGFPANLLTLILSMLKIRRKNVLSVYLFTLSLSDLAYLCTIPNWITYVQSANKWNQSPLSCKITGYIFFNNLYISILLLCCISVDRCLVVLYPIEAQWRRRRRTAVVVCLAIWMLVMVIHTPVFILSGVQSTEKKNDSCFETFPMPPLVAKFNYARFCVGFCVPLCILACSNFLIFRRIQSSPCLNPSQKAKVKYLAVAVILIFLICFTPYHAILLSRAVAYSILDNSCEFEQKIYTASTAFLCLCTVNSAINPFLYMFSSESVRQELKRDLRILLCLPVPQESATDSYTFRNGPGSRVSSCRREEMTSLQ, encoded by the coding sequence ATGAGCAACACCAACGAGACTGGGCTGCAGGAGCCCTGTAACATCACCTACAGCCGTTCCACTATCCCGCTCACCACCGTCTACGGCCTGGTAATGGTCTTTGGCTTCCCAGCCAACCTGCTGACCCTGATCCTAAGCATGCTGAAGATCCGACGGAAGAACGTTCTCTCTGTGTACCTCTTCACCCTGTCGCTCTCGGACCTGGCTTACCTGTGCACCATCCCGAACTGGATCACCTACGTCCAGAGCGCGAACAAGTGGAACCAGAGCCCGTTATCCTGCAAGATCACTGGCTACATATTCTTCAACAACCTCTACATCAGCATCCTCCTACTCTGCTGCATTTCCGTGGACCGCTGCCTCGTGGTTCTCTACCCCATCGAGGCCCAGTGGCGCCGGCGCCGGCGGACGGCCGTGGTTGTCTGTCTCGCCATTTGGATGCTGGTTATGGTCATCCACACCCCGGTCTTCATTCTGTCCGGTGTGCAGAGTACCGAGAAGAAGAATGACTCCTGTTTTGAGACATTTCCGATGCCACCCTTGGTGGCGAAGTTTAATTATGCCCGCttttgcgtggggttctgtgtCCCCCTCTGTATCTTGGCCTGCAGCAACTTCCTCATCTTCCGCCGCATCCAGTCCAGCCCCTGCCTCAACCCGTCTCAGAAAGCCAAGGTGAAGTACCTCGCTGTGGCCGTGATCCTGATCTTCCTCATCTGCTTCACCCCCTATCACGCTATCCTCCTGAGTCGGGCCGTGGCGTACTCCATCCTCGACAACAGCTGCGAATTTGAGCAGAAAATATACACGGCATCCACGGCGTTCCTCTGCCTCTGCACGGTCAACAGCGCCATCAACCCCTTCCTCTATATGTTCTCCTCTGAGAGTGTGAGGCAGGAGCTGAAGCGGGACCTCCGCATCCTCCTCTGCCTTCCCGTCCCGCAGGAAAGTGCGACTGACAGCTACACTTTCAGGAATGGCCCAGGCTCCCGGGTGTCCTCCTGTCGGAGGGAGGAGATGACCAGCTTGCAATGA